gagctcgtcgtaGTGCACCCCCCCCCGCCTTTCATCGTCGACCGGCAAACTCAATTCTGCACGGGACCCTACATAGAGCGCCGCAATGTCTGTGCACAGCGtccgcgcctcgctcagcgcgagcgtggGGCACAGCATCGCGGACAGAGTGGAGGTCGAATCCACGTGGTCATCGGGAAAGCGCACAAGGGTGCTTGAGGCTATAGCCACTACAGACGGACGAGCGCGTTTAGGCCTCGAAGGTGAGCGACGCACCGAGCTTGTGGGCGCTGGCGTCGGTCGAGCCCGAGCTGAGCttgagcgtgtcgagggCGAGACCAAAGGTGGCCTTGATGCCCGGGCGGAGGGCCTGGGCGTagccgagggcgaggatGCCCGAGTTGTTGATCTTGGCCTTGACGAACGCGGCGTTGTCGAGGTAGGTCTTGGTGCCGACCTCGAGGTTCACGTTGCTCGAAGCCTTCGAGTCGTAAGTagcgcgagcgctcgcCTCAATGTCCGAGTTAACGCGGTGGTAGTACGAGGCGCTGTAGGTGGACAGGTTGCCCagggcgtgcagcgcaacgGCGTACTCGGGAGCGTGGAagccgagggcgaggtTGTAGCGGGCGACCTTCTTGTCCTTGGCGTCGTAGGCAGTCTCGGCACCGACAAGGAAGCCGTCACGACCAACAacggcgtcggcggtgAGCAGGGGACCCTTGAAGACGTCGACAAAGTTGCGGACGTGCACACCAGGGGCCTTGTAGGTAGCGGCCACAAGGGCGTTCTTGGCCTGCTTCTCGGGGACAAGCGTCGAGATCACCTCGAACTTGAGGCCCTTGGCAAGGTGG
The Malassezia japonica chromosome 2, complete sequence genome window above contains:
- the POR1 gene encoding Mitochondrial porin (BUSCO:EOG09263OXI; COG:P; EggNog:ENOG503NXEA); translation: MSTQPVPPSWKDLGKAASDILGKDYPIHGSTLEVKTRTPSGVTFRVFGLHDNKSSAISGDLEASWQDRKKGLAFTQAWSTANVLRNHIEVENHLAKGLKFEVISTLVPEKQAKNALVAATYKAPGVHVRNFVDVFKGPLLTADAVVGRDGFLVGAETAYDAKDKKVARYNLALGFHAPEYAVALHALGNLSTYSASYYHRVNSDIEASARATYDSKASSNVNLEVGTKTYLDNAAFVKAKINNSGILALGYAQALRPGIKATFGLALDTLKLSSGSTDASAHKLGASLTFEA